From the Actinopolymorpha singaporensis genome, the window GAACTGCGTTCGGTAGAGCTCGGCATAGAGACCACCGGCGGCCAGCAGCTGCTCGTGCGTGCCGCGCTCGGCGATCCGGCCCTCGTCCAGCACGACGATGAGGTCGGCGTCCCGTACGGTCGACAGCCGGTGGGCGATCACCAGGGACGTCCGGCCGGCCAGCGCGGTCGCCAGTGCCTTCTGGACCGCGGCCTCCGACTCCGAGTCCAGGTGCGCCGTCGCCTCGTCCAGGACGACGATCCGGGGCGCCTTCAGCAGCAGACGGGCGATCGCCAGCCGCTGCTTCTCCCCGCCGGACAGGCGGTAGCCGCGTTCGCCGACCACGGTGTCCAGACCGTCGGCCAGGCTGGCGACGAGTGTCCAGATCTGCGCCGCCCGCAGCGCCTCGACGAGCTCGTCCTCGGTGGCGTCCGGCTTGGCGTACAGCAGGTTGGCCCGGATCGTGTCGTGGAACATGTGCGGGTCCTGGGTGACCACGCCGATCGCGTCCCGCAGCGACTCCAGCGTGAGGTCGCGCACGTCGATCCCGCCCACGCGCACCGCGCCCGCGGTGACGTCGTACATCCGGGTGACCAGGTGGGTCATCGTCGTCTTGCCCGCACCGGACTGCCCGACCAGCGCCACCAGCTGGCCGGCCTCCGCCCGGACCGACACCTCGTGCAGCACCTGGGTGGAGACGGTCTGGTCGAGCACGGCGACCGTCTCCAGCGAGGCGAGGGACACCTCGGCGGCCCGCGGGTACTCGAAACTCACCCGGTCGAACTCGATGCTCGCGGGCACCTCCGCCGGCAGGTCGCGGGCGCCGGGGAGGTTCTTCACCAGCGGCTCCAGGTCCAGCACCTCGAACACCCGCTCGAAGCTCACCAGCGCGGTCATGATGTCGACGTGCACGTTGGACAGCGCGGTCAGCGGGCCGTACAGCCGGGTGAGGTACGCCGTCAGCGCCACCAGCGTTCCGACACTCAGCGCACCGGCCACGGCCTGGACGCCGCCCCAGCCGTAGACCAGCGCCACCGACAGCGAGGCGACCAGCATCAGCGCGGTGAAGAACACCCGGCTGTACATCG encodes:
- a CDS encoding ABC transporter ATP-binding protein; amino-acid sequence: MHGGGGGWGTIRSFTRDRSAARRRLAPGTTRRIVSFARPYAGFVGTLTVLLAVDAAAGAVTPLIFREIINEGVLGKDSGLVVRMALVVAGIAILTGALGLVERYCGARIGEGLIFDMRSRVFAHIQRMPLAFFTRTQTGALVSRLNNDVLGAQQAFTSTLSNVVSNLLTAVFTLSAMFVLSWQITLVSLVMLPLFLLPARWLGRKLQAITRESYDLNAQMNAMLTERLGVSGALLVKLFGRHEVEDEAFGQRAARVRDIGVTQAMYSRVFFTALMLVASLSVALVYGWGGVQAVAGALSVGTLVALTAYLTRLYGPLTALSNVHVDIMTALVSFERVFEVLDLEPLVKNLPGARDLPAEVPASIEFDRVSFEYPRAAEVSLASLETVAVLDQTVSTQVLHEVSVRAEAGQLVALVGQSGAGKTTMTHLVTRMYDVTAGAVRVGGIDVRDLTLESLRDAIGVVTQDPHMFHDTIRANLLYAKPDATEDELVEALRAAQIWTLVASLADGLDTVVGERGYRLSGGEKQRLAIARLLLKAPRIVVLDEATAHLDSESEAAVQKALATALAGRTSLVIAHRLSTVRDADLIVVLDEGRIAERGTHEQLLAAGGLYAELYRTQFRPQAEAQGTL